The Virgibacillus sp. MSP4-1 genome has a segment encoding these proteins:
- a CDS encoding phosphomevalonate kinase, which produces MPIKIKVPGKLMIAGEYAVLEPNQYAIVAAVNRYVYADITPSNQYKFSLPDLGFETVSWVSNSHSIEFSETDEKLQFVQNTIMIVKDYLNEASIHLSPFHLTVTSELDDPSGKKYGLGSSAAVVVSAVSSILALAQKQTDSFHVNKDLIFKLAALAHVKTQGSGSGADVAASTYGGWLEYSAFQADWLLDQMEQKSSVRALVDQPWPYVSIRSINPPAELRLCTGWTGKAASTGPMIKQLKHGQQEHRNIYHTFVEESHEAVEGLIRGFDQNNLPLSLDSLKKNRAILVKLGKEVGMLIETPKLASLSELAEQIGGSGKSSGAGGGDCGIAFVRSQRQAEQLWEAWREAGIEPLNLTVDHNGSTWHE; this is translated from the coding sequence TTGCCCATCAAGATAAAAGTCCCGGGAAAATTAATGATTGCAGGTGAATATGCCGTACTGGAACCGAATCAGTATGCCATCGTAGCCGCTGTCAACCGCTATGTTTATGCAGACATCACACCAAGTAATCAATATAAATTTTCCCTTCCTGATTTAGGCTTTGAAACGGTTTCGTGGGTTTCCAATTCCCATTCCATTGAATTCAGTGAAACCGATGAAAAATTACAGTTTGTTCAAAATACGATTATGATTGTGAAGGACTATTTAAATGAAGCATCCATACACCTTTCTCCCTTCCATCTTACGGTTACAAGTGAGCTTGATGATCCCTCAGGTAAAAAATACGGCCTTGGTTCCAGTGCCGCCGTTGTTGTTTCTGCGGTTTCGTCTATTCTGGCGCTAGCCCAAAAGCAGACCGACTCCTTTCACGTAAATAAGGATTTGATTTTTAAGCTAGCCGCACTTGCTCATGTCAAAACACAAGGGAGCGGATCCGGAGCTGATGTAGCCGCATCCACCTATGGGGGATGGCTCGAGTACTCTGCTTTTCAGGCAGACTGGCTCCTTGATCAAATGGAACAGAAATCCTCCGTCAGGGCACTGGTTGATCAGCCCTGGCCGTATGTATCCATTCGCTCCATAAATCCGCCCGCTGAACTTCGGCTTTGTACCGGGTGGACCGGAAAGGCGGCTTCAACTGGACCGATGATCAAACAGCTGAAGCATGGACAGCAGGAACATCGAAACATTTACCATACCTTCGTAGAGGAAAGTCATGAGGCGGTAGAAGGACTGATCAGAGGTTTTGATCAGAATAATCTGCCATTGTCCTTAGACAGTTTAAAGAAAAATCGCGCCATCCTTGTAAAATTAGGAAAAGAAGTGGGTATGCTAATAGAAACACCAAAATTAGCAAGTTTATCCGAATTAGCGGAACAAATAGGAGGAAGTGGTAAATCCTCGGGTGCAGGTGGCGGAGATTGTGGAATTGCATTTGTTCGCTCACAGCGACAGGCTGAACAATTGTGGGAAGCCTGGAGAGAAGCAGGC